The region TTCCTGCCATTTATTACAAACCGCATCAAGCTACAAAAAACAACAAGGTTCCCGCCCTGGTTTGGGTTCATGGTGGGCCAGGGGGCCAATCGCGAGTGGGTTACTCAGCTTTAATTCAGTATTTGGTGAACCAGGGTTATGCAATCCTGGCGGTAAATAACCGTGGCAGTAGCGGTTATGGAAAAAGTTTCTTCAAAATGGATGATAAAAAACATGGAGATGAAGATTTAAAAGATTGCATTTGGGGTAAAAAATGGTTGCAGCAACAGGAATATATAGATTCAGAAAAAATAGGGATTCTTGGAGGTAGCTATGGCGGTTATATGACGATGGCGGCAATGACTTTTACTCCAGATGAGTTTAAAGCAGGTGTAAATATATTTGGGGTAACTAATTGGTTACGCACCTTAAAATCTATTCCGCCTTACTGGGAAGCTTTTCGTGAAGCGCTTTACGAAGAAATGGGCGATCCTGTAAAAGATTCCATCGCGCTTTATAATAAATCACCGCTTTTTCACGCCGAACAGGTTAAAAATCCCGTAATGGTTTTACAGGGAGCTAACGACCCACGGGTGCTTCAGGTAGAATCAGATGAAATTGTTGCCGCATTAAAAGAAAATGATGTTCCAGTAGAATATGTTGTTTTTGAAGATGAAGGTCATGGGTTTATTAAAAAAGAGAATGAAATTGAAGGGTACAGGCAAATAAGACAATTTTTAGATAAATACTTAAAGGAAGAAGACTAAGCTCAAGCTATTCTTATAGTCTAAGTCAAAAACTCAGGTTAAACTTTTAGTGCCGATTTCAAAAAGCCTTATCTTGGCGCTGCAATCGCAATAAGAAACTATGCTGTATATTTTACATCATCCTGATGATAGGGAAACTGTGGAGAATGATATTTTTCCGTTATTAGAAAATACCGAAAAACAAACCATAGATTACCCGGAAACCGAATTTGAAGCAGGAAATGATGACATAATAGTCACTTATTTAAGCGATGAGTTTCTAAGGGAATTTTTGCCGAAAGCTGCCAAGAAAAACCAGAAAGTTGGGATTCTACCCCATCCCGAGAACACCTATACCACCAAGGGCCTGGGGATTGCAAATGACCCAAAAGAAGTTATAGAAGAAATTCTCGAAAATGAAGAAGCGCATACTTTAGATATGCTCTATTGTAACGATATTCCCATATTCCAGTCGGTTAATATTGGGAATGTTTTTATTTTCACTGAAGATCATCAGAACAATAATTTTGTAAGGGAAGTTTACACCTTTTTTAAAAACATCAGGCATTTATCTTCCCTTTCCCACAACTCGTATGTGATAAGCTCAGAAGATGAAAAAATAATTCATACTTCGGCCCTGGGAATAATTGTAGTAGAACATGCATTAAGCTCGGTTGTAGCTAGAAGACTGGTTTCTGAAAGTTCTTTGAACGATGGGATGTTTACAGTACTTATTATTTCTCCTACTAATTTATTGCAATTAATATGGTTTTTATTACGCAGTTTACTTCCTGGTGGCAAACAATTAGATAAGACGCCATCTTTTATTGGTAGATTAAAAATTGCCAACCTACACATCAAAAATTCTTCTGAAATAGAATTTACCATAGATGGAGAAAAAGAGCAGGCCAAAGAAATATCTCTCAGGGTAGAACCCGAATCACTTTGCCTGGCGCAGGCCAGTAAATATTGCACAGAAAAAGATGAAGCCAATTTAAAAAAGAGTAATAAAACCGATACCCTGCCTACCGGCGAAAAACGCGAAGAATTAACCAAACGTACATTACCTATTTTTCCCCGCGCCACAACCGAGGAATTTCAGGAATTATTTAAAGTATTGCGGGAAAATTCTAAAACTACCTCAATTTATGTGGTAATGATGATCCTCTCCACCCTCATCGCCACTTTCGGACTCTTCGCTGATTCATCACCGGTTATAATTGGAGCGATGATTTTGGCACCTATTATTTCTCCTATCGTCTCTTTTGCGATGGGAATGGTACGTTACGATACCAATATGCTCAAAAGGGGAATTATTACCATTTTAATTGGAACCGGAGTTTCGCTCTTATTCTCCTCTGGGGTTACCCTTATTATTCCAATAAAATTAATCACTTCTGAAATTGATGCTCGCCTCTCCCCTACACTCTTGGATATGGGAATTGCGGTAGCGTCTGGAGTGGCTGCGGCTTATGCACATGCAAAAGAAGGTATTGCAAAAAGCCTTGCGGGTGTAGCTATTGCGGTTGCGCTGGTACCACCATTGGCCGTTGCAGGGATTGGAATTGGCTGGTGGGACTGGCAGGTATTTTCAGGAGCCTTTTTACTGTATTTAACCAACCTTGCGGGAATTATAATGTTTGCGGGAATTACCTTTCTCGTCCTCGGTTTTGCGCCATTTAAACGTGCAAAACTCGGTTTGGTTTATACCTTAATTTTAATCGGGATGGTGATGGTGCCCCTTTCCCTTTCTTTTAATCGAATAAAAAAGGAGGCCAGTATTACCCGGGAATTAGAAGGCTCTACCGTAAACGAATTGGTAATTAGGGATGTGAAAGTTAGATTTGGAGATCCTTTACGCGTTTCGCTTACCCTGGTGGGGCCAGAAAACCTGAGTAGCGA is a window of Salegentibacter salegens DNA encoding:
- a CDS encoding TIGR00341 family protein encodes the protein MLYILHHPDDRETVENDIFPLLENTEKQTIDYPETEFEAGNDDIIVTYLSDEFLREFLPKAAKKNQKVGILPHPENTYTTKGLGIANDPKEVIEEILENEEAHTLDMLYCNDIPIFQSVNIGNVFIFTEDHQNNNFVREVYTFFKNIRHLSSLSHNSYVISSEDEKIIHTSALGIIVVEHALSSVVARRLVSESSLNDGMFTVLIISPTNLLQLIWFLLRSLLPGGKQLDKTPSFIGRLKIANLHIKNSSEIEFTIDGEKEQAKEISLRVEPESLCLAQASKYCTEKDEANLKKSNKTDTLPTGEKREELTKRTLPIFPRATTEEFQELFKVLRENSKTTSIYVVMMILSTLIATFGLFADSSPVIIGAMILAPIISPIVSFAMGMVRYDTNMLKRGIITILIGTGVSLLFSSGVTLIIPIKLITSEIDARLSPTLLDMGIAVASGVAAAYAHAKEGIAKSLAGVAIAVALVPPLAVAGIGIGWWDWQVFSGAFLLYLTNLAGIIMFAGITFLVLGFAPFKRAKLGLVYTLILIGMVMVPLSLSFNRIKKEASITRELEGSTVNELVIRDVKVRFGDPLRVSLTLVGPENLSSDEIREIKKKLEDDIGEPINLEVISARGF